One region of Armigeres subalbatus isolate Guangzhou_Male chromosome 3, GZ_Asu_2, whole genome shotgun sequence genomic DNA includes:
- the LOC134226643 gene encoding GDP-fucose protein O-fucosyltransferase 1, whose amino-acid sequence MKNVFFAVFLCCALNIRINSASEDAYILYCPCMGRFGNQAEHFLGALGFAHGLNRTLVLPPWVEYRKGAANSVQVPFDTYFQVEPLSEYTPVVTMENFMKKIAPTLWPPAQRISFCYTERMGLDGSTGGGCNAKSGNPFGPFWDTFEIDFAKSEFFGPKLNYDIHHHDMAYKWAEKYPREKWPVIAFTGAPASFPIQIENRKLHKYMKWSVTIENAAREFIQNALPKGAFMGIHLRNGIDWIRACEHVKDSANLFSSPQCLGYRNEKGSLTLEMCLPSSDTIIRQIKRQIKNHKEAYKNNDIKSVFVASDNNHMIPDLTEALKRMDIAVIKLPENNPHLDLAILGMSNHFIGNCVSSYSAFVRREREAKGFPSTFWAFPAEKHMSKTTKANGGSVTHEEL is encoded by the coding sequence GGCGTTTTGGTAACCAGGCAGAACATTTCCTGGGTGCGTTGGGCTTTGCCCACGGTTTGAATAGAACACTGGTGCTCCCACCATGGGTTGAATATAGGAAAGGAGCAGCAAACTCGGTTCAGGTACCGTTCGACACTTATTTCCAGGTAGAACCCTTGTCCGAATACACCCCAGTGGTTACGATGgaaaatttcatgaaaaaaatagcaCCAACATTGTGGCCACCGGCGCAACGTATTTCCTTCTGCTACACGGAAAGGATGGGATTGGATGGAAGTACAGGTGGTGGATGCAATGCTAAAAGTGGTAACCCTTTTGGCCCGTTCTGGGATACGTTCGAAATTGATTTTGCCAAATCGGAGTTTTTCGGACCCAAACTAAACTACGACATTCACCACCATGATATGGCCTACAAATGGGCAGAGAAATACCCGCGTGAAAAGTGGCCTGTGATTGCTTTCACTGGAGCGCCGGCTAGCTTCCCAATACAAATTGAGAACCGTAAGCTGCACAAGTATATGAAGTGGTCAGTTACCATTGAAAATGCAGCTCgtgaattcattcaaaatgcaCTGCCCAAAGGAGCATTTATGGGAATCCATTTGCGAAATGGCATCGACTGGATTAGGGCATGTGAACACGTCAAAGACAGCGCCAATTTATTTTCGTCGCCGCAATGCCTCGGTTATCGAAACGAGAAGGGATCGCTCACATTGGAAATGTGTCTTCCATCGAGCGATACCATAATCCGTCAGATCAAGCGGCAGATCAAAAACCACAAAGAAGCTTATAAAAATAATGACATTAAATCGGTGTTTGTGGCTTCTGATAATAATCACATGATACCCGATCTTACCGAGGCACTGAAACGGATGGACATTGCGGTGATTAAATTGCCAGAGAACAATCCCCATCTGGATCTAGCCATTCTTGGGATGTCCAACCACTTCATCGGAAACTGTGTATCGTCGTACTCGGCTTTCGTTAGGAGAGAACGCGAAGCAAAGGGTTTTCCGTCCACATTCTGGGCCTTTCCGGCAGAAAAACACATGTCCAAGACGACGAAAGCCAACGGTGGCTCGGTGACGCATGAAGAGCTGTGA